In Synechococcus sp. CC9616, the following are encoded in one genomic region:
- a CDS encoding ammonium transporter, with translation MTTATQSPPDRRRKTLQEASLLEGPMMLLKSIRGFSSHRSLAWLACAPVALLGLGIFTFAAKAEELPELNAAFLANNMWLLVATILVIFMNAGFAMVEAGMCRQKNAVNILAKNLFVFALAVTAYWFVGYSFMYGDAAIDGWLYFAGFFFDPTVTAETISDAGLVPTVDFLFQSAFAGTAATIVSGLVAERIKFGEFVIFALVLTAVIYPIAGSWEWNGGWLNSVGSVEFIDFAGSSIVHSVGAWAGLVGAMLLGPRIGKYANGTVQAIPGHNMSIATLGALILWIGWYGFNPGSQLAMDQWVPYVAVTTTLGAAGGAIAATVISTITSKKPDLTMIINGILAGLVSVTAGCGNLTLMGSWVAGAVGGIIVVFSVAALDAAGIDDPVGAFSVHGVCGVWGTVVIGLWGYDVQGDGSGLGLLVGGGIQQLGIQALGAAAYAIWTIVTCYIAWQIIGALFGGIRVTEEEEIEGLDIGEHGMEAYAGFSTTNN, from the coding sequence ATGACAACTGCCACTCAGTCGCCGCCGGACCGGCGCCGAAAAACACTTCAGGAAGCCAGTCTTCTCGAAGGTCCGATGATGCTTCTCAAGAGCATCCGAGGTTTTAGTTCCCATCGATCCCTTGCTTGGCTGGCATGTGCGCCGGTTGCCTTGCTGGGCCTGGGAATTTTCACCTTCGCCGCCAAGGCTGAAGAACTGCCGGAGCTCAATGCAGCCTTTCTGGCCAACAACATGTGGCTGCTGGTTGCCACCATCCTGGTGATCTTCATGAACGCCGGCTTCGCCATGGTTGAAGCCGGAATGTGCCGCCAGAAAAACGCCGTCAATATCCTTGCCAAGAACCTGTTCGTGTTCGCCCTCGCGGTGACCGCCTACTGGTTCGTGGGCTACTCCTTTATGTATGGCGATGCCGCGATCGACGGCTGGCTGTACTTCGCAGGATTTTTCTTCGATCCGACCGTCACCGCTGAGACCATCAGCGATGCCGGCCTGGTCCCCACCGTTGATTTCCTGTTCCAGTCGGCCTTCGCCGGAACAGCAGCCACCATCGTTTCCGGCCTCGTCGCCGAGCGGATCAAGTTTGGCGAGTTCGTGATCTTCGCCCTCGTGCTTACCGCTGTCATTTACCCAATTGCCGGCAGCTGGGAATGGAACGGCGGCTGGCTCAATAGTGTTGGCAGCGTCGAATTCATTGACTTTGCCGGTTCTTCGATCGTTCACTCCGTTGGAGCCTGGGCCGGTCTCGTCGGAGCCATGCTGCTCGGACCCCGGATCGGCAAATACGCGAATGGAACCGTTCAGGCCATTCCTGGCCACAACATGTCAATCGCCACCCTCGGCGCCCTGATCCTCTGGATCGGCTGGTACGGCTTCAACCCCGGCTCCCAGCTGGCCATGGACCAGTGGGTTCCGTACGTGGCCGTTACCACGACCCTCGGTGCAGCCGGCGGTGCCATCGCTGCCACGGTGATCTCGACAATCACCTCGAAGAAGCCTGATCTCACCATGATCATCAACGGCATCCTGGCCGGCCTGGTGAGCGTGACCGCCGGCTGCGGAAACCTCACCCTCATGGGCTCCTGGGTAGCCGGTGCGGTCGGCGGCATCATCGTCGTCTTCTCCGTTGCCGCTCTCGATGCCGCAGGCATCGATGATCCCGTCGGCGCCTTCTCAGTTCACGGTGTGTGCGGCGTTTGGGGCACGGTCGTGATCGGTCTCTGGGGTTACGACGTCCAGGGCGACGGCTCAGGCCTCGGCCTTCTGGTGGGTGGAGGCATTCAACAGCTCGGCATCCAGGCCCTGGGTGCTGCTGCCTATGCCATCTGGACCATCGTGACCTGCTACATCGCCTGGCAGATCATCGGTGCTCTCTTCGGCGGCATCCGCGTCACCGAGGAAGAAGAGATCGAAGGTCTCGACATCGGAGAGCACGGAATGGAGGCCTACGCCGGTTTCTCCACCACCAACAACTGA
- a CDS encoding DUF3181 family protein: MSLPAADLQDLQATLADRLFIQISGWHLYLGDADLAGPLAIECSARVEQGASVAARQAIEAVKVSLAGGATQLPLARLLPPAQLRELEEILEPYCR, encoded by the coding sequence ATGTCGCTTCCCGCTGCCGACCTGCAGGATCTGCAGGCCACACTTGCCGACCGACTCTTCATCCAGATCAGCGGCTGGCATCTCTACCTGGGAGATGCTGATCTTGCTGGCCCCTTAGCAATTGAGTGCAGTGCCCGTGTTGAGCAGGGCGCTTCCGTTGCCGCCAGGCAAGCGATCGAAGCGGTGAAGGTGTCGCTGGCGGGCGGAGCTACACAACTGCCACTGGCAAGACTTTTACCGCCCGCACAGCTTCGTGAACTGGAGGAAATCCTCGAGCCTTACTGCCGATAA
- a CDS encoding competence/damage-inducible protein A, which translates to MADRGVEILCVGTELLLGSILNGNARWISERLACLGLPHYRQTVVGDNEERLKSAVLESADRSSILITTGGLGPTPDDLTTASLAAAFDTPLDERPELWREIQDKLGSGGRPVAASNRRQAFLPRGADVLPNPLGSAPGMIWSPRPGFTIITFPGVPSEMRAMWSATAEPWLRLHGGAAGIFASRQLRFTGIGESNLAEQVTDLFEGNNPTVAPYASLGDVKLRITACAADPMAAESLLDPVEADLLRRAGQYCYGRDDDSLASVVLQLLRDAGETLAVAESCTGGGIGAAISAVPGCSDVFLGGVIAYSNAVKQKLLSVNPKLIETHGAVSDPVVADMAQGVRKITGSDWAVAVSGVAGPGGSSPDKPVGLVHLAVAGPDGCVAAAERFGGRRGRDAVQQLSVIRGLDRLRLRLLNRLPMSQS; encoded by the coding sequence ATGGCTGATCGCGGTGTCGAGATCCTGTGTGTCGGCACAGAGCTTCTGCTGGGCAGCATCCTCAACGGCAATGCGCGCTGGATTTCAGAGCGCCTGGCCTGCTTAGGTCTTCCCCACTACCGACAGACCGTTGTCGGAGACAACGAGGAACGACTCAAATCGGCGGTGCTGGAGTCGGCAGACCGCAGCAGCATCCTGATCACCACCGGCGGTTTGGGCCCTACGCCGGACGATCTCACCACGGCAAGCCTGGCCGCTGCTTTCGATACCCCTCTGGACGAACGTCCTGAGTTGTGGCGGGAGATCCAGGACAAGCTTGGCTCCGGTGGCAGGCCGGTGGCCGCAAGCAATCGGCGCCAGGCGTTCTTGCCACGAGGCGCAGACGTTCTCCCAAACCCCCTGGGATCCGCACCGGGAATGATCTGGTCCCCGAGGCCGGGTTTCACGATCATCACGTTCCCGGGGGTGCCGTCTGAAATGCGGGCCATGTGGTCAGCGACCGCCGAGCCCTGGCTGCGGCTGCACGGCGGAGCTGCCGGCATCTTCGCCAGTCGTCAGCTTCGCTTCACCGGGATTGGGGAATCCAACCTCGCTGAACAGGTGACGGATCTGTTCGAGGGCAATAACCCAACGGTTGCTCCCTATGCCTCGCTCGGCGATGTGAAGCTGAGAATCACGGCCTGTGCGGCCGACCCCATGGCGGCGGAGTCGCTCCTCGATCCGGTCGAAGCAGACCTGCTTCGACGGGCTGGCCAGTACTGCTATGGCCGCGACGACGACAGTCTGGCGTCTGTTGTGCTGCAGCTTTTGCGTGATGCCGGTGAGACGCTTGCCGTGGCCGAGTCGTGCACCGGTGGTGGGATCGGCGCTGCTATCTCTGCCGTCCCCGGATGCTCGGATGTCTTTCTCGGAGGGGTCATCGCTTACAGCAATGCGGTGAAGCAGAAGCTGCTGTCTGTGAACCCCAAGCTGATCGAGACCCATGGCGCCGTTTCAGATCCTGTCGTGGCGGACATGGCCCAGGGGGTTCGCAAGATCACTGGCAGCGACTGGGCCGTGGCCGTGAGTGGTGTCGCCGGCCCCGGCGGAAGCTCCCCCGACAAGCCAGTGGGGCTGGTGCATCTCGCCGTGGCCGGTCCTGATGGTTGCGTGGCTGCAGCAGAACGTTTCGGCGGGCGTCGTGGACGTGATGCGGTGCAACAGCTGAGTGTGATTCGAGGTCTTGATCGGCTCAGGCTGCGTCTGCTGAACAGGCTCCCGATGTCTCAGAGCTAG
- a CDS encoding DUF1997 domain-containing protein produces MLAPTSVVADYLDRHDDWFERCAAPMQVQAVDRQSYELTLGRFGNFGFEVEPTIGLRLLPEVQKVYRIETIDLHEEMDGDRPALNDHYDVDFRARMELKPWASQVSDDASKATAVSWDLDLAVWIRLPRVITMLPDGLVQSSGDHLLKQIVRQISRRLTWKVQEDFHANHGLLCPPRRRAAF; encoded by the coding sequence ATGCTCGCCCCCACGTCGGTTGTAGCCGACTACCTGGATCGTCACGACGACTGGTTTGAGCGCTGCGCGGCACCCATGCAGGTGCAAGCCGTTGATCGCCAGTCCTATGAGCTGACACTCGGACGTTTTGGCAATTTCGGGTTCGAAGTGGAACCCACGATCGGGCTGCGACTGCTTCCTGAAGTGCAGAAGGTGTACAGGATTGAAACCATTGATCTCCATGAGGAGATGGACGGAGACAGGCCAGCTCTCAACGATCACTACGACGTTGACTTCCGCGCCCGCATGGAACTGAAGCCCTGGGCTTCTCAGGTTTCAGACGATGCGTCCAAGGCAACGGCTGTCAGCTGGGATCTCGATCTTGCGGTCTGGATCAGGCTGCCGCGGGTGATCACAATGCTTCCAGACGGACTCGTGCAGTCCAGCGGTGATCACCTTCTCAAACAGATCGTGCGTCAGATCTCACGGCGCCTGACATGGAAAGTCCAGGAGGACTTCCACGCCAATCACGGGCTTCTGTGCCCTCCTCGA
- a CDS encoding 4-hydroxy-3-methylbut-2-enyl diphosphate reductase: protein MDTHAFKRSLHHSERYNRRGFGRAEEVAESLEQAYQSGLIGTIRDNGYKLIHGRLNVRLAEAFGFCWGVERAVAMAYETRRHYPNEKIWITNEIIHNPSVNDHLREMNVQFISVDQGVKDFSGVSSGDVVILPAFGATVQEMQLLNERGCHIVDTTCPWVSKVWTTVEKHKKHAFTSIIHGKVKHEETLATSSFAGTYLVVLDLEEAQLVAEYILGRGNRDEFMERFARASSPGFDPDRDLQHLGVANQTTMLKSETEEIGRLFERTMLKKYGPAHLNEHFLAFNTICDATQERQDAIFSLVDEPLDLMVVIGGFNSSNTTHLQEIAISRGIRSFHIDTPDRISDGNQIHHKPLGEDLTIETNFLPEGPVSVGITSGASTPDRAVEEVIQKLMRLSEN, encoded by the coding sequence ATGGACACCCACGCCTTCAAGCGCTCCTTACACCATTCCGAGCGTTACAACCGACGTGGCTTCGGGCGCGCCGAGGAGGTTGCGGAGAGCCTTGAGCAGGCCTACCAAAGCGGCCTAATCGGCACAATCCGGGACAACGGTTACAAGCTGATCCACGGGCGCCTGAACGTGCGCCTGGCTGAAGCCTTCGGGTTCTGCTGGGGTGTGGAGCGGGCTGTGGCCATGGCCTACGAAACGCGCCGCCACTATCCAAACGAGAAGATCTGGATCACCAACGAGATCATTCACAACCCGTCCGTGAATGATCATCTGCGTGAGATGAATGTGCAGTTCATCTCCGTTGACCAAGGGGTGAAGGATTTCTCCGGAGTCAGCTCAGGCGACGTCGTGATTCTTCCTGCCTTCGGTGCCACCGTGCAGGAGATGCAACTGCTGAACGAACGCGGCTGTCACATCGTTGACACCACCTGCCCATGGGTGTCGAAGGTCTGGACCACGGTTGAAAAGCACAAAAAACATGCTTTCACCTCGATTATCCACGGCAAGGTGAAGCATGAAGAGACGCTGGCCACGAGCTCCTTCGCCGGAACGTACCTCGTGGTGCTCGATCTGGAAGAAGCCCAGCTCGTCGCCGAGTACATCCTTGGTCGTGGAAACCGCGACGAGTTCATGGAACGCTTCGCGCGGGCCAGCTCCCCCGGTTTCGATCCTGATCGCGATCTGCAGCACCTCGGGGTCGCCAACCAAACAACGATGTTGAAAAGCGAGACAGAGGAAATCGGGCGCCTGTTTGAGCGGACCATGCTCAAAAAGTACGGACCTGCCCACCTGAACGAGCACTTCCTTGCCTTCAACACGATCTGCGATGCCACCCAGGAGCGCCAGGACGCGATCTTTTCCCTCGTGGATGAACCGCTTGACCTGATGGTGGTGATCGGTGGCTTCAACTCCTCCAACACAACCCACCTCCAGGAAATCGCCATCAGTCGTGGGATCCGTTCCTTCCACATCGACACACCTGATCGCATCAGTGACGGCAATCAGATCCACCACAAACCACTGGGTGAGGACCTGACCATCGAGACCAACTTTCTGCCGGAAGGACCGGTTTCGGTTGGGATCACATCTGGCGCCTCCACTCCAGACCGCGCCGTTGAGGAAGTGATCCAGAAACTGATGCGCCTCAGCGAGAATTGA
- the glyA gene encoding serine hydroxymethyltransferase has protein sequence MNELNDKAINTDLAAADPAIAELIDRERLRQETHLELIASENFASRAVMEAQGSVLTNKYAEGLPHKRYYGGCEHVDAIEELAIDRAKQLFGAAWANVQPHSGAQANFAVFLALLQPGDKIMGLDLSHGGHLTHGSPVNVSGKWFNVVQYGVDKESQRLDMEAIRELALEHKPKLIVCGYSAYPRIIDFAAFRAIADEVGAFLLADMAHIAGLVAAGVHPSPVPHCDVVTTTTHKTLRGPRGGLILCRDADFARKFDKAVFPGSQGGPLEHVIAAKAVAFGEALKPEFKAYCREVVANAAALAQRLIERGIDVVSGGTDNHVVLLDLRSIGMTGKVADLLVSDVHITANKNTVPFDPESPFVTSGLRLGTAALTTRGFDNAAFRDVADVIADRLQNPEDDAIQLQCLARVEALCRRFPLYSREKQPALT, from the coding sequence ATGAATGAGCTGAATGACAAAGCAATCAATACCGACCTGGCCGCTGCAGATCCGGCGATCGCCGAACTGATCGACCGGGAGCGATTGCGTCAGGAAACGCACCTTGAGCTGATCGCCAGTGAGAATTTCGCGTCCAGGGCGGTGATGGAAGCGCAGGGGTCCGTTCTCACCAACAAATACGCCGAGGGCTTGCCCCATAAGCGTTACTACGGGGGTTGTGAACACGTTGATGCCATTGAAGAGCTGGCGATTGACCGCGCTAAGCAGCTCTTCGGTGCCGCCTGGGCCAATGTCCAGCCCCACAGCGGTGCTCAGGCCAATTTCGCCGTGTTTCTGGCGTTGCTCCAGCCGGGAGACAAGATCATGGGATTGGATCTGTCCCACGGCGGACATCTCACACACGGTTCGCCGGTCAACGTCAGCGGGAAGTGGTTCAACGTCGTGCAGTACGGCGTCGACAAAGAGTCCCAGCGTCTCGATATGGAGGCGATTCGTGAGCTTGCCCTGGAGCACAAACCGAAACTGATTGTCTGTGGTTATTCCGCATACCCACGAATTATTGATTTCGCTGCATTCCGGGCCATCGCTGATGAGGTTGGGGCGTTTCTCCTGGCGGACATGGCGCATATCGCCGGTCTCGTTGCTGCCGGGGTCCATCCCAGCCCTGTTCCGCACTGTGATGTGGTGACCACGACCACGCACAAAACGCTGCGGGGCCCCCGCGGAGGACTCATTCTTTGTCGTGATGCCGACTTCGCGCGGAAATTCGACAAAGCTGTTTTCCCCGGCAGCCAGGGTGGGCCGTTGGAACATGTCATCGCTGCCAAGGCGGTGGCGTTCGGAGAAGCCCTCAAACCCGAGTTCAAGGCCTACTGCCGTGAGGTTGTCGCGAATGCTGCGGCACTGGCGCAACGTCTGATTGAGCGCGGCATTGATGTGGTGAGTGGAGGCACCGACAATCACGTTGTGCTCCTGGATCTGCGTTCGATCGGGATGACAGGCAAGGTGGCTGATCTCCTGGTCAGTGATGTGCACATCACTGCGAACAAGAACACGGTGCCTTTTGATCCGGAGTCCCCGTTCGTGACAAGTGGACTGCGCCTGGGAACAGCCGCTTTAACCACGCGAGGCTTCGACAACGCCGCTTTCCGGGACGTTGCGGATGTGATCGCTGACAGGCTGCAGAATCCCGAGGATGACGCCATCCAGCTGCAATGCCTGGCCAGGGTTGAGGCTCTTTGTCGGCGCTTCCCCCTCTATTCCAGAGAGAAGCAACCAGCGCTTACCTGA
- the murJ gene encoding murein biosynthesis integral membrane protein MurJ, producing MARSLKGIALVVTLGTLLSKFGGLIRQLVIAAAFGVGAAYDAYNYAYVLPGFLLILLGGINGPFHSAMVSVLSRRPRAEGAHILAALNTSVSALLLGVTAVLVLAAGPLITLVGPGLNSELHRIAVVQLQVMAPMALLAGLIGLGFGSLNAADEFWIPAVSPLMSSLALIVGVGLLWWQLGDGIALPANALLGGAVLAAATLMGALFQWLIQLPALIRQGLARFQLVWDWRHPGVREVWRVMGPATLSSGMLQINVFTDLFFASGIAGAAAGLGYANLLVQTPLGLISNALLVPLLPTFSRLTAPEDRQELVSRIRQGLMLSITSMVPLGGLFIALGAPVVVLVYARGAFDSEAVRLVTGLLMAYGLGMPAYLARDVLVRVFYALGDGTTPFRLSLAGIGLNIVFDWLLVGGPSPWGNQLPFSFGAPGLVLATVAINVITCAALLVALQRRLDVLPLRTWAVDAAKLCGAGLLAALPAWWLQGAVLWPNGLAGQALQVALPGALGLVLFGLLGSIFGVPEVSDLGSALRQRLRIR from the coding sequence ATGGCGCGATCACTCAAGGGCATTGCCCTTGTCGTCACCCTTGGAACGCTGCTGAGCAAGTTCGGTGGACTGATTCGCCAGCTGGTCATCGCCGCCGCGTTCGGAGTCGGCGCCGCTTACGACGCTTACAACTACGCCTACGTGTTGCCGGGTTTTCTGCTGATCCTGCTCGGTGGAATCAACGGGCCTTTCCACAGCGCAATGGTGAGTGTGCTGAGCCGTCGGCCGCGTGCTGAAGGCGCCCACATCCTTGCGGCCCTGAACACCAGTGTCAGTGCTCTGCTGCTTGGCGTCACCGCCGTTTTGGTTCTTGCCGCTGGTCCACTGATCACGCTTGTGGGTCCAGGACTGAACAGCGAGTTGCATCGCATCGCCGTTGTTCAGCTGCAGGTGATGGCTCCGATGGCGTTGCTGGCCGGTCTGATCGGCCTCGGCTTCGGTTCACTCAATGCGGCCGATGAGTTCTGGATTCCGGCCGTCTCTCCGTTGATGTCAAGCCTTGCCCTGATCGTGGGTGTTGGCCTGCTCTGGTGGCAGCTGGGAGATGGAATCGCCCTGCCAGCCAATGCCCTGCTTGGCGGTGCTGTGCTGGCGGCAGCCACCTTGATGGGTGCCCTGTTCCAATGGTTGATCCAGTTGCCGGCATTGATTCGGCAGGGTCTGGCCCGCTTTCAGCTGGTCTGGGACTGGCGTCATCCCGGGGTGCGGGAGGTCTGGCGGGTCATGGGACCGGCCACCTTGTCGTCGGGGATGTTGCAGATCAATGTCTTCACCGATCTGTTCTTCGCCTCCGGAATCGCCGGTGCCGCTGCAGGACTTGGTTACGCCAATCTGCTTGTGCAAACACCGCTGGGACTGATCTCCAATGCCCTGCTGGTGCCTTTGCTGCCGACATTTTCAAGGCTGACAGCGCCGGAGGATCGGCAGGAACTGGTCTCTCGTATTCGCCAGGGCCTGATGCTGTCGATCACCTCGATGGTGCCGCTTGGAGGGCTGTTCATTGCTCTTGGGGCTCCGGTCGTGGTGTTGGTGTACGCCCGGGGCGCCTTCGACAGTGAGGCCGTCCGGCTTGTCACCGGCCTGCTGATGGCCTACGGCCTGGGGATGCCGGCGTATCTCGCAAGAGATGTTCTGGTGCGGGTGTTTTACGCGCTTGGTGATGGAACCACTCCTTTCCGCCTTTCGCTGGCAGGCATCGGCCTCAACATCGTTTTTGATTGGTTGCTTGTGGGAGGCCCCTCGCCCTGGGGCAACCAGCTGCCGTTCAGTTTCGGAGCGCCTGGCCTGGTGCTTGCCACCGTGGCGATCAATGTGATCACGTGTGCGGCCTTGCTGGTGGCCCTGCAGCGCAGGCTCGACGTCTTGCCGCTCAGGACATGGGCCGTCGATGCGGCCAAACTTTGTGGTGCCGGCCTGCTTGCCGCTCTGCCGGCCTGGTGGCTTCAGGGAGCAGTGCTCTGGCCCAACGGTCTGGCCGGGCAAGCTCTGCAGGTGGCCCTGCCTGGAGCGCTTGGTCTCGTCCTGTTCGGACTGTTGGGGTCCATCTTCGGGGTCCCGGAGGTCTCAGACCTTGGGAGTGCTCTGCGCCAGAGGCTCAGGATTCGTTGA
- a CDS encoding MraY family glycosyltransferase, producing MSLASSPVAVASVSFLLAAAITTSLVPVVRSTGMRFGLTDKPDPRKQHSTPMVRLGGVAMVLGFGLALTAIWLMGGFGLLAPARDQLIWSTLAGSLCFFLIGLADDLFALSPWPRLAGQVLVSSVIWSEGVRIGAIDLPWLTATGTPIVLPDSLSLIATVIWLVGITNAINWLDGLDGLAAGVAGIAAVGLVSVSFSLHQVAAGFLAAALAGSCLGFLRHNFNPARIFMGDGGSYFLGFSLAAVSIVGPAKGLTTVSLLLPLLILSLPLADMSAVIMGRLREGRSPFHPDRRHLHHRLLRAGFSHRRTVLLIYVFTQWLAALALVVANAEMRFLWLALATAILVATVVISRRQLQTELAFRETAPSTTSDPKGIASCGDRHG from the coding sequence GTGTCCCTCGCCTCCAGCCCTGTTGCGGTTGCCTCGGTGAGTTTTTTGTTGGCTGCTGCCATCACCACATCCCTCGTTCCGGTTGTGCGTTCGACCGGGATGAGGTTCGGCCTGACAGATAAGCCCGACCCCCGCAAGCAGCACAGCACGCCAATGGTCCGTCTTGGCGGAGTGGCCATGGTGCTTGGTTTCGGGCTCGCGTTGACGGCGATCTGGCTGATGGGTGGGTTTGGACTTCTCGCTCCGGCGAGGGATCAATTGATCTGGAGCACCCTCGCCGGATCTCTCTGCTTCTTTTTGATTGGTCTCGCCGATGACCTGTTCGCCCTGTCCCCCTGGCCAAGGTTGGCCGGACAGGTGCTGGTCTCCAGCGTGATCTGGAGCGAAGGGGTTCGCATCGGTGCGATTGATCTGCCCTGGCTCACGGCCACTGGAACTCCGATCGTGTTGCCGGACAGTCTCAGTTTGATCGCCACGGTGATCTGGCTGGTCGGCATCACCAATGCCATCAACTGGCTCGATGGACTGGATGGTCTGGCTGCCGGTGTTGCCGGAATTGCTGCCGTTGGTCTTGTATCGGTGAGTTTTTCACTGCACCAGGTCGCGGCCGGTTTTCTGGCCGCGGCGCTAGCCGGCTCCTGCCTGGGATTTCTGAGACACAATTTCAATCCGGCTCGCATCTTCATGGGCGATGGCGGTTCCTATTTCCTTGGCTTCTCACTGGCGGCCGTGAGCATCGTGGGTCCCGCCAAGGGTCTGACCACCGTCAGCCTGTTGTTGCCGCTGTTGATCCTTTCCCTGCCTCTGGCGGACATGTCCGCCGTCATCATGGGTCGGCTGCGCGAGGGGCGTTCACCCTTTCACCCGGATCGGCGCCATCTTCACCACAGGCTGTTGCGAGCCGGTTTCAGCCATCGCCGCACCGTGTTGTTGATCTACGTCTTTACCCAGTGGCTGGCTGCTCTGGCGTTGGTTGTGGCCAATGCCGAGATGCGGTTTCTCTGGTTGGCTCTCGCCACGGCGATCCTTGTGGCCACCGTGGTGATCAGCCGCCGTCAACTGCAGACGGAACTGGCTTTTCGAGAAACAGCTCCGTCCACGACCTCAGACCCGAAAGGGATCGCCTCCTGCGGCGATCGTCATGGCTGA
- the sfsA gene encoding DNA/RNA nuclease SfsA, with protein sequence MTGRAFEGKPLLSFEPLVEGILIKRYKRFLADVELSSGQQITAHCANTGPMTGVLIPGQRVRLRHAPSPKRKLAWTWEQAEVPGVDGKPCWVGINTAVPNRLIRAAVEAGCLDEQLGPIAAIRAEVPYGVNRRSRIDLLLTPAESNPDSRAIYLEVKNTTWTDGTTALFPDTVTERGQKHLVEMMGVLPDARAVLVPCLSRADVKDFAPGDAADPRYGELFREALNSGVEVLPCCFRYEPNAILWNSLRPLRPVSSFVSDQT encoded by the coding sequence ATGACCGGCCGCGCCTTCGAGGGCAAACCGCTGCTCAGCTTTGAGCCGCTTGTGGAAGGGATCCTGATCAAGCGCTACAAGCGCTTTTTGGCGGACGTGGAACTGAGCAGCGGCCAACAGATCACGGCCCACTGCGCCAACACCGGACCAATGACTGGTGTTCTAATTCCCGGCCAGAGAGTTCGGCTGCGCCATGCACCGTCCCCAAAGCGAAAGCTGGCATGGACCTGGGAGCAGGCTGAAGTTCCAGGCGTGGACGGGAAACCCTGCTGGGTGGGCATCAACACAGCCGTGCCGAACCGCCTGATCCGCGCCGCCGTTGAAGCGGGCTGTCTTGACGAGCAACTCGGCCCCATTGCTGCCATCCGCGCGGAGGTGCCTTACGGCGTGAATCGCCGCAGCCGCATTGATCTACTCCTCACACCAGCGGAAAGCAACCCTGATTCAAGGGCGATCTACCTGGAAGTGAAAAACACCACCTGGACCGATGGGACGACAGCCCTCTTCCCGGACACGGTGACCGAACGCGGCCAGAAACACCTTGTGGAAATGATGGGGGTACTGCCAGACGCGAGAGCTGTTCTCGTCCCCTGCCTCAGCCGGGCGGATGTGAAGGACTTCGCACCGGGCGATGCCGCTGATCCGCGTTATGGCGAGCTGTTCAGGGAGGCGCTGAATTCGGGCGTGGAAGTCCTGCCCTGCTGCTTCCGTTACGAACCGAACGCGATTCTCTGGAACTCCCTGCGGCCATTGAGACCAGTTTCAAGTTTTGTATCAGATCAAACATAA